In Bacillus cereus ATCC 14579, a single window of DNA contains:
- a CDS encoding chitinase, protein MLNKFKFFCCILVMFLLLPLSPFQAQAANNLGSKLLVGYWHNFDNGTGIIKLKDVSPKWDVINVSFGETGGDRSTVEFSPVYGTDADFKSDISYLKSKGKKVVLSIGGQNGVVLLPDNAAKDRFINSIQSLIDKYGFDGIDIDLESGIYLNGNDTNFKNPTTPQIVNLISAIRTISDHYGPDFLLSMAPETAYVQGGYSAYGSIWGAYLPIIYGVKDKLTYIHVQHYNAGSGIGMDGNNYNQGTADYEVAMADMLLHGFPVGGNPNNIFPALRSDQVMIGLPAAPAAAPSGGYISPTEMKKALNYIIKGVPFGGKYKLSNQSGYPAFRGLMSWSINWDAKNNFEFSNNYRTYFDGLSLQK, encoded by the coding sequence ATGTTAAACAAGTTCAAATTTTTTTGTTGCATTTTAGTAATGTTCTTACTTCTACCGCTATCCCCTTTCCAAGCACAAGCAGCAAACAATTTAGGTTCAAAATTACTCGTTGGATATTGGCATAACTTTGATAACGGTACTGGCATTATTAAATTAAAAGACGTTTCACCAAAATGGGATGTAATCAATGTATCTTTTGGTGAAACTGGTGGTGATCGTTCCACTGTTGAATTTTCTCCTGTGTATGGTACAGATGCAGACTTCAAATCAGATATTTCTTATTTAAAAAGTAAAGGAAAGAAAGTAGTTCTTTCAATAGGTGGACAAAATGGAGTCGTTTTACTTCCTGACAATGCCGCTAAGGATCGTTTTATTAATTCCATACAGTCTCTAATCGATAAATACGGTTTTGATGGAATAGATATTGACCTTGAATCAGGTATTTACTTAAACGGAAATGATACTAATTTCAAAAATCCAACTACTCCCCAAATCGTAAATCTTATATCAGCTATTCGAACAATCTCAGATCATTATGGTCCAGATTTTCTATTAAGCATGGCTCCTGAAACAGCTTATGTTCAAGGCGGTTATAGCGCATATGGAAGCATATGGGGTGCATATTTACCAATTATTTACGGAGTGAAAGATAAACTAACATACATTCATGTTCAACACTACAACGCTGGTAGCGGGATTGGAATGGACGGTAATAACTACAATCAAGGTACTGCAGACTACGAGGTCGCTATGGCAGATATGCTCTTACATGGTTTTCCTGTAGGTGGTAATCCAAATAACATTTTCCCAGCTCTTCGCTCAGATCAAGTTATGATTGGGCTTCCAGCAGCACCAGCGGCAGCTCCAAGTGGTGGATACATTTCGCCAACTGAAATGAAAAAAGCTTTAAATTATATCATTAAAGGAGTTCCGTTCGGAGGAAAGTATAAACTTTCTAACCAGAGTGGCTATCCTGCATTCCGCGGCCTAATGTCTTGGTCTATTAATTGGGATGCAAAAAACAACTTCGAATTCTCAAATAACTATAGAACATATTTTGATGGTCTTTCCTTGCAAAAATAA